Proteins from a single region of Chlamydia buteonis:
- a CDS encoding polymorphic outer membrane protein middle domain-containing protein, which translates to MKLSVYGFLLSSSLLSTHIILAESSPNAASGTSETTKAVTNTDLSTGFDGSIQPDAGYTSKATNNAEGTTYTLTTDISFSNITTVTTATDQPLRIKSNNTEGSCFTNTAGDLSFAGASHSLTFTNISLTGQGAAISHTASGKTLNLSNISNLKFSSCPGDSVSGKGAIFCQGSSIQVTNNNNVIFSNNHSTDNGGAICYAPTPPELPEAEVTSLTKLKNANSWPTPASSGTIRSSTKSEEAADSVFTFAGNSGLTFSENSSDKSGGAIYAKNLTITSGGPTLFTNNTAKGTGGAIAIANSGTLSLTAASGDIIFRGNTDQNGTPNAIDIGSQAKITNLRASQGRSIIFYDPITFNSSSDTTSTLKINAPDALPSEKFAVPSTEKSMIRAESDSQPAPQNYTGSVVFCGKSDTNAKGITNIFSFPSPVELTAGAFVLTDGALFSADSFTQADSNSHVILEQNTQLQASKSVDLKNLWVNIKNLNSSMFARVSATGGSGNVTVSGPIIFTVSDPDFYKNPDLAQQLSREFLKISATKGQVTVSNGDATNDKEEAHLGYQGIWKLTWEDSPTAGSGNEKVANLKWQPLGYIPTTEDTQSHTSLVPNSLWGMAADVAAIQRLIEGVANSATHKDIWGAGFSNFFKGKKTNKNRKFRNFSSGYAVGLSSQSPDDFKLCFGFCQLFGRAKDYGGARIHEKVLSGSLYTQYSTELLPILKVLAGTSVFKPKILKQVADDFPVTFRAQFGYFYGDNSMKIKYSDATQTHSSWGNHCYAGDVGSSITLPIKSKDGLLQKATPFVKVQSVYIYQKGFHEKGLRRRAFNHTYLTNISIPLGLQIHGDSLSKDLHYELSAAYVGDAYRHNPKNTTTPIVTNVVTQPWITTATNLQRHAARFQCFGDYAITSYIQLFAQGSIELRKSAKSYHTNLGSSIHF; encoded by the coding sequence ATGAAACTTTCCGTTTATGGGTTTTTACTCTCATCATCGCTACTCTCTACCCACATCATACTTGCTGAATCGTCTCCAAATGCTGCCTCCGGGACATCAGAAACTACTAAAGCAGTCACGAATACAGACTTATCTACCGGTTTTGATGGATCTATACAACCAGATGCCGGATATACATCAAAAGCAACAAACAATGCTGAGGGGACCACTTATACTCTAACTACAGATATTTCCTTTTCGAACATTACCACTGTTACTACAGCAACAGATCAACCTCTAAGAATTAAGAGTAACAATACTGAAGGAAGCTGCTTTACCAACACTGCGGGGGATCTTTCCTTTGCCGGTGCTTCTCATTCTCTAACATTTACCAATATCTCCCTCACAGGACAGGGTGCTGCTATTAGCCATACAGCATCAGGTAAAACATTAAATTTATCTAATATCTCTAACCTCAAATTCTCCTCATGTCCAGGGGATAGCGTTTCAGGTAAGGGAGCCATTTTTTGCCAAGGCTCCTCAATACAAGTAACGAATAACAATAACGTTATATTCTCAAATAACCACTCTACAGATAACGGTGGGGCTATATGTTACGCACCTACCCCCCCCGAACTTCCGGAAGCAGAAGTTACCTCTTTAACTAAACTAAAGAACGCCAATTCATGGCCAACTCCAGCCTCCTCTGGGACAATTCGCTCGAGCACTAAATCAGAAGAAGCTGCTGATAGCGTCTTTACCTTTGCAGGAAACTCTGGATTAACATTTTCTGAGAATTCTTCAGACAAAAGCGGTGGGGCCATCTATGCTAAAAACCTTACCATTACCTCTGGTGGCCCCACCTTATTTACCAATAATACGGCCAAGGGAACAGGCGGGGCTATTGCGATTGCTAATAGTGGGACTCTCTCATTAACAGCAGCATCTGGAGATATTATCTTCAGAGGAAACACAGACCAAAATGGTACTCCAAATGCTATAGATATAGGATCGCAAGCTAAAATTACCAACTTACGAGCATCCCAAGGAAGATCTATTATTTTTTATGATCCCATAACATTTAACTCGAGCTCAGACACTACAAGCACGCTTAAAATCAATGCCCCTGACGCGTTGCCTTCCGAAAAATTTGCTGTTCCAAGCACAGAAAAATCGATGATCAGAGCCGAAAGTGATAGTCAACCAGCACCCCAAAACTATACAGGGTCGGTGGTTTTCTGTGGGAAAAGTGATACAAATGCTAAAGGAATAACCAATATCTTCTCATTTCCCTCCCCTGTGGAGCTCACTGCAGGGGCATTCGTTTTAACAGATGGTGCATTATTCTCCGCGGACTCCTTCACACAGGCAGATTCAAACTCTCACGTCATATTGGAACAAAACACACAGCTACAGGCTTCAAAATCCGTGGATCTGAAAAACTTGTGGGTAAACATTAAGAACCTAAATTCTTCTATGTTTGCAAGAGTCAGTGCTACAGGAGGTTCTGGAAATGTTACTGTTTCTGGTCCGATTATTTTTACTGTTTCTGACCCGGATTTTTATAAAAACCCTGATCTTGCACAACAACTGAGTAGAGAATTTTTAAAAATATCAGCTACAAAAGGCCAAGTCACTGTTTCCAATGGCGATGCGACCAATGACAAAGAGGAGGCACACTTAGGTTATCAAGGCATATGGAAATTAACTTGGGAGGACTCTCCAACAGCAGGCTCTGGAAATGAAAAAGTTGCCAATTTAAAGTGGCAACCTTTAGGTTACATTCCCACTACTGAAGACACACAAAGCCACACTTCTTTAGTACCTAATAGTCTATGGGGTATGGCTGCTGATGTTGCGGCGATCCAAAGATTAATTGAAGGTGTGGCTAACTCTGCAACACACAAGGACATCTGGGGGGCTGGATTCTCCAACTTCTTTAAAGGAAAGAAAACTAATAAAAATCGCAAATTTCGTAATTTTAGCTCAGGCTATGCTGTAGGATTAAGCTCGCAATCTCCTGATGATTTTAAATTGTGTTTTGGTTTTTGCCAGCTATTTGGACGAGCTAAAGATTACGGAGGTGCAAGGATTCATGAAAAAGTTCTTTCCGGTTCTCTATACACACAATATTCAACAGAACTCTTACCTATTTTAAAAGTCCTTGCAGGGACCTCGGTGTTTAAACCGAAAATTTTAAAACAGGTCGCTGATGATTTCCCAGTAACATTCCGGGCGCAATTTGGTTATTTTTATGGGGATAACTCCATGAAGATAAAATACTCTGATGCTACACAAACGCACAGCTCTTGGGGAAATCATTGTTACGCAGGAGACGTAGGCTCATCTATAACTCTACCTATAAAAAGTAAAGACGGCCTTCTGCAAAAGGCAACGCCATTTGTAAAAGTGCAAAGCGTATACATATATCAAAAAGGCTTCCATGAAAAAGGTTTGAGAAGGAGAGCTTTTAATCATACTTATTTGACGAATATCTCTATACCTTTAGGGCTACAAATTCATGGGGATTCTCTATCTAAAGATCTTCACTATGAACTTTCTGCGGCTTATGTAGGAGACGCTTACCGCCATAATCCTAAAAACACTACCACACCTATTGTTACAAATGTGGTTACCCAACCATGGATAACAACAGCTACAAATCTACAAAGACATGCTGCAAGATTCCAATGTTTTGGGGATTATGCGATTACCTCCTATATCCAGCTGTTTGCTCAAGGTAGTATAGAACTACGCAAATCTGCAAAAAGCTACCACACTAATCTAGGTAGCTCTATACACTTCTAA
- a CDS encoding polymorphic outer membrane protein middle domain-containing protein: protein MRNSIYGVLILSSFTASIAFANAENLDSSAGLDGSTGAGQFTAKQSSQAGGTTYTLTSDVTIKHVKSTTPANTSCFKNSTGNVTFIGGNYSLIFENIVSTAQGAAISTNTDGKTLTMSGFNCLSFIAAPKVTTGNAAIYSIASTTIKENNQVVFDTNHSTAAGGAIHCLKTGATATTLTLENNASMIFRNNSSATTGGAIHTDKFVLKSGGNTLFENNHATQKGGAISIAESGEISLSADKGSIIFKGNTYTDAGNRVNNAIYVGANGKFLKLEAKKAQSILFYDPILVEGTAADNLEINKANGATTYTGSIVFSGRHIDSPHKKMKHVSKFTQPLTLSAGSLVLEKGAHLEAKSLTQTAGSRIILDQTSSIKVKENIDIKELWLSLDEFVEPTAANIASSGSAHNVTVKGPLGIFADQETFYNNHALANNVDQELLQLADKDITKISLVDVPESVRENLDTHRGYQGSWTIDWKTIPGSTSGGVTIFGTKTATVHWRPTGYIPFGGAKEITTPLVPNTLWGNFSDIRNLERTVESLATNSLCSEGFWATGIKNFLYANGAEKNYVFQHNNAGYAIGINKHTLSENVFSAAFSQLFGKDRDDAKGQVEHQTLSGSLYAHHVSAIPMLRFLCGGSTNCVPELQTSPFIPVILSAQLSYSHSNNNLTITHEDKTKTTGNWSNYSLATELGSTFVYTLSKCPAILKNVSPFIKLQGVYSEQRKFTEEGLRRCLFSSTYLANLALPMGIKIQGICPRELFAYDLSAMYVHDIFRINPETMTLFLIGRLAPWTTPATNLDNKALVVQGSGRFSVRHNIEVFAEGNCELRSSSHSYNYDFGAKIHF from the coding sequence ATGAGAAACTCTATTTATGGGGTTTTAATCCTTTCATCTTTTACTGCATCTATAGCTTTTGCAAACGCTGAAAACTTAGACTCTTCAGCGGGTCTTGACGGTTCTACAGGAGCTGGGCAATTTACTGCTAAGCAATCCTCGCAAGCAGGAGGAACTACCTACACTCTAACTTCAGATGTCACTATCAAACATGTCAAATCAACAACTCCTGCAAATACCAGCTGTTTCAAAAATTCTACTGGCAATGTCACATTCATCGGAGGAAACTATTCTTTAATATTTGAAAATATCGTCTCTACAGCTCAAGGAGCTGCCATCAGTACAAATACTGATGGGAAAACACTGACGATGTCTGGGTTCAATTGTTTATCCTTTATTGCAGCACCCAAAGTAACTACTGGGAATGCTGCTATTTACAGTATAGCCTCTACAACAATCAAAGAAAACAATCAGGTGGTTTTTGATACAAACCACTCTACGGCAGCGGGCGGCGCTATTCATTGTTTAAAAACAGGGGCAACAGCAACAACACTCACTCTAGAGAACAATGCTTCTATGATCTTTAGGAATAACTCCTCAGCAACTACCGGCGGGGCTATTCATACTGATAAATTTGTACTTAAATCTGGAGGAAATACTTTATTTGAAAATAACCATGCCACGCAAAAAGGTGGGGCGATTTCCATTGCTGAGTCGGGGGAGATCAGTTTATCTGCAGATAAAGGCAGTATTATCTTTAAAGGGAATACCTATACAGACGCAGGGAATAGAGTCAACAATGCGATTTATGTGGGGGCAAATGGTAAATTTTTAAAACTCGAAGCGAAAAAAGCGCAATCTATTCTATTTTACGATCCTATTCTTGTTGAAGGAACAGCGGCTGACAACCTAGAAATCAACAAAGCTAATGGAGCAACAACTTACACAGGATCTATTGTCTTTTCAGGCAGGCATATAGATAGTCCTCATAAAAAAATGAAACATGTTTCTAAATTCACGCAACCTTTGACCCTTTCTGCAGGATCTTTAGTTTTAGAAAAAGGTGCTCATTTAGAAGCCAAATCGCTAACACAAACTGCAGGGTCTAGAATTATCCTAGATCAAACTTCGAGCATAAAAGTCAAAGAAAACATTGACATTAAAGAACTATGGTTAAGCCTTGATGAGTTTGTGGAACCTACAGCAGCAAATATCGCATCTTCAGGATCTGCTCATAACGTTACTGTTAAAGGTCCTTTGGGGATCTTCGCTGATCAAGAGACTTTTTATAATAACCATGCTCTTGCTAATAATGTCGATCAAGAGCTACTACAACTTGCTGACAAAGACATAACAAAAATCTCTTTAGTAGATGTTCCTGAATCTGTAAGAGAAAATCTTGACACCCATCGTGGATATCAAGGCAGTTGGACTATAGATTGGAAAACGATTCCCGGTTCTACATCTGGAGGGGTTACCATTTTTGGCACTAAAACAGCAACTGTACATTGGAGACCTACAGGATACATTCCTTTTGGTGGTGCGAAAGAAATTACAACACCTTTAGTTCCTAACACCCTATGGGGGAATTTCTCAGACATCCGCAATTTAGAAAGAACCGTAGAGTCTCTAGCTACGAATTCTCTTTGTTCTGAAGGATTCTGGGCTACAGGAATTAAAAACTTTCTATATGCTAATGGTGCAGAAAAAAACTACGTTTTCCAACATAACAATGCTGGCTATGCCATCGGTATAAATAAACATACTCTGTCAGAAAATGTATTTTCTGCAGCATTTTCTCAACTATTTGGTAAAGATAGAGATGATGCTAAAGGTCAGGTAGAACACCAAACACTTTCAGGATCCTTGTATGCGCATCACGTAAGTGCTATACCTATGTTACGTTTCCTCTGTGGTGGCTCTACAAATTGCGTTCCTGAACTGCAAACCTCTCCTTTCATTCCTGTTATTCTCAGCGCTCAACTCAGCTATAGCCATAGTAATAACAATCTTACAATAACTCACGAAGATAAAACAAAAACGACAGGAAACTGGTCTAATTACTCCCTAGCTACCGAATTAGGATCTACATTTGTTTATACTTTGAGTAAATGTCCCGCGATACTCAAAAATGTATCCCCATTTATCAAACTCCAAGGGGTGTATTCTGAACAAAGGAAATTCACAGAAGAAGGTTTACGTCGCTGCTTATTCTCAAGTACATATTTAGCTAACCTTGCTCTTCCCATGGGGATTAAAATCCAAGGTATCTGTCCTAGAGAACTTTTTGCCTATGATCTTTCTGCCATGTATGTTCATGATATCTTCCGCATTAACCCTGAAACTATGACGCTATTCTTAATTGGAAGATTAGCTCCATGGACAACACCGGCAACAAATCTAGATAACAAAGCTCTAGTTGTTCAAGGTTCTGGACGATTCTCTGTTAGACATAACATCGAAGTCTTTGCCGAAGGCAACTGCGAACTACGTTCTTCTTCTCATAGTTATAACTATGATTTCGGTGCTAAAATACATTTTTAG